The following proteins are co-located in the bacterium genome:
- a CDS encoding acetolactate synthase, producing MAMVHGGRLVARALRAEQVPFIFTLCGGHVMPIYDGCLDEGIRTIDVRHEQTAAHAADGWARVTGRPGVAVVTAGPGLTDAVTGVASAHRANVPMIIIGGQGPRPFADMGSLQDMNHVELMRPITKWAVSVPEGRRIPEYLSMAFRTATTGLPGPVFLEMPIDQLFDSYEMEKVWFPTEYRTEAGVAGDPRYIEKALAAIKGAEKPVALVGTQLRWSVRREAYPEFARTFGMPIYVNGLGRGSLRPEDPHFFSRTRKQALKQADVVLIFGTPLDFRIGYGRDSHINPNATLIQVDLDPRELGRNRPCHVGIVGDTGLVMEQLVQAARTEGYSAAMVKPWLDEMRQREEAELEKVKPQLSNADVPINPLRACKEIADSVGENAIFVGDGGDFVATAASVVRVYQSGHWLDPGPLGTLGVGPGYAIAAKLAKPESPVIIVYGDGSFGLHAMEFEACVRQKINIVGVIGNDAGWTQIRRGQVQLYGEERSVATALSFTHYEKVVEALGGHGEYVERPEDIRPAMARALAAGKPALVNIKIGSSDFRKDAISI from the coding sequence ATGGCAATGGTACACGGGGGCCGTTTGGTGGCGCGGGCACTGCGCGCCGAGCAGGTGCCTTTCATCTTCACCCTCTGCGGCGGCCACGTGATGCCGATCTACGACGGCTGTCTCGACGAGGGAATCCGCACCATCGACGTTCGGCACGAGCAGACGGCGGCGCACGCGGCCGACGGCTGGGCGCGCGTCACCGGGCGGCCCGGCGTGGCCGTGGTGACCGCGGGGCCGGGCCTCACCGACGCGGTCACCGGCGTGGCCAGCGCCCATCGCGCCAACGTGCCGATGATCATCATCGGCGGCCAGGGGCCGCGTCCGTTCGCCGACATGGGCTCGCTGCAGGACATGAACCACGTCGAGCTCATGCGCCCGATCACCAAGTGGGCGGTGTCGGTTCCCGAGGGACGGCGCATCCCCGAGTATCTCAGCATGGCCTTCCGCACCGCGACCACGGGGTTGCCCGGGCCGGTGTTCCTCGAGATGCCGATCGACCAGCTCTTCGATTCCTACGAGATGGAGAAGGTCTGGTTCCCGACCGAGTATCGCACCGAGGCCGGAGTGGCCGGCGACCCGCGCTACATCGAGAAGGCGCTGGCGGCGATCAAGGGGGCCGAGAAGCCGGTGGCCCTGGTCGGCACCCAGCTCCGCTGGTCGGTGCGGCGCGAGGCCTATCCGGAGTTCGCGCGCACCTTCGGCATGCCGATCTACGTCAACGGGCTCGGCCGCGGCTCGCTGCGCCCGGAGGATCCGCACTTCTTCTCACGCACCCGCAAGCAGGCGCTGAAGCAGGCCGACGTGGTGCTGATCTTCGGCACGCCGCTCGACTTCCGCATCGGCTACGGGCGGGACTCGCACATCAATCCGAACGCGACCCTGATCCAGGTCGACCTCGACCCGCGCGAGCTCGGCCGCAACCGCCCCTGCCACGTCGGCATCGTCGGCGACACCGGCCTGGTGATGGAGCAGTTGGTGCAGGCCGCGCGGACCGAAGGCTACTCCGCGGCCATGGTGAAACCCTGGCTCGACGAGATGCGGCAGCGCGAGGAGGCGGAGCTCGAGAAGGTGAAGCCGCAGCTCAGCAACGCCGACGTTCCCATCAACCCGCTGCGCGCGTGCAAGGAGATCGCCGATTCGGTGGGCGAGAACGCGATCTTCGTCGGCGACGGCGGCGACTTCGTGGCCACGGCGGCGTCGGTCGTGCGCGTCTACCAGTCCGGGCACTGGCTCGATCCGGGTCCGCTCGGCACCCTGGGCGTCGGCCCCGGCTACGCGATCGCGGCGAAGCTCGCCAAGCCCGAGTCGCCGGTGATCATCGTCTACGGCGACGGTTCCTTCGGCCTGCACGCGATGGAGTTCGAAGCCTGCGTGCGGCAGAAGATCAACATCGTCGGGGTGATCGGCAACGACGCCGGGTGGACGCAGATCCGGCGCGGCCAGGTGCAACTCTACGGCGAGGAACGGTCGGTGGCGACGGCCCTGTCGTTCACCCACTACGAGAAGGTGGTCGAGGCGCTCGGCGGCCACGGCGAGTACGTCGAGCGGCCCGAGGACATCCGGCCGGCGATGGCGCGCGCCCTCGCCGCCGGCAAGCCGGCGCTGGTGAACATCAAGATCGGCAGCAGCGATTTCCGAAAGGATGCGATTTCGATCTGA
- a CDS encoding competence/damage-inducible protein A, with the protein MARDTTAALVVVGNEILSGKVADSNSTFLARELRELGVSLRRIVVVPDEVDVIAQTVRELAPTVDVLFTSGGVGPTHDDVTIAGVARALDRAVVRHPAIEGMLQQYVRGPLNDAHRKMAEVVEGTELECEQLRFPTFRVENIYVLPGIPEIFREKVLALRERFAGAPFHLRTLYLREMESAIAAHLNRVLDEFPDLLLGSYPTLDTPDYRVRVTLESKDAAYVERALAALLALLPPDAVVRTE; encoded by the coding sequence ATGGCACGCGATACCACGGCTGCGCTGGTCGTCGTCGGGAATGAGATCCTCTCCGGCAAAGTCGCCGACAGCAACTCGACGTTTCTCGCCCGGGAGCTGCGCGAGCTCGGGGTATCGCTGCGCCGCATCGTCGTCGTGCCCGACGAGGTGGACGTGATCGCGCAGACGGTGCGCGAGCTGGCGCCCACCGTGGACGTGCTGTTCACCTCCGGCGGCGTCGGGCCGACGCACGACGACGTCACCATTGCCGGCGTGGCGCGCGCCCTCGACCGCGCCGTCGTCCGCCATCCGGCGATCGAGGGCATGCTGCAGCAGTACGTGCGCGGACCGCTCAACGACGCCCACCGGAAGATGGCGGAGGTCGTCGAGGGAACCGAGCTGGAGTGCGAGCAGCTCCGCTTTCCCACCTTCCGGGTGGAGAACATCTACGTGCTGCCGGGGATCCCGGAGATCTTCCGCGAGAAGGTGCTGGCCCTGCGCGAGCGCTTCGCGGGAGCGCCGTTCCACCTCCGCACCCTGTACCTGCGCGAGATGGAGAGCGCGATCGCGGCCCACCTGAATCGCGTTCTCGATGAGTTCCCCGACTTGCTGCTCGGTTCGTATCCGACGCTCGATACGCCGGACTACCGGGTGCGCGTGACCCTGGAATCGAAGGACGCAGCCTATGTCGAGCGCGCGCTGGCGGCGCTGCTCGCCTTGTTGCCACCCGATGCGGTGGTGCGGACGGAGTGA